A region of Leptidea sinapis chromosome 4, ilLepSina1.1, whole genome shotgun sequence DNA encodes the following proteins:
- the LOC126979726 gene encoding nucleolar protein 58: MLVLFETPAGYALFKLLDESKLSQIDDLYQEFNTPEGAASVVKLKNFIKFEDTTEALAATTAAIEGKISKTLKKALKKHVCKDLQDQLLVGDAKLGSAIKEKFDLQCVSNSNVQELLRCIRSQMDSLLTGLPKKEMTAMALGLAHSLSRYKLKFSPDKIDTMIVQAQCLLDDLDKELNNYIMRCREWYGWHFPELGKIITDNTLFVKIVKLMGTRDNAASTDLSDILPEDLEEKVKEAAEISMGTEISDDDIINIQNLCDEIISITDYRTHLTDYLKARMMAMAPNLTVLIGEHIGARLIAHAGSLMNLAKHPASTLQIFGAEKALFRALKTKKDTPKYGLIYHAQLVGQCSTKNKGKMSRMLAAKAALCTRVDAFGEEVSFELGADHKVKLENKLRLLEEGNLKRISGTTKAKLKFEKYHSKTEVHQYPTAGDSTLGKQPVKREHSPEDEEVSAKKIKLEDGANDVTPKKKKVKAEISDEVDGVNGTTSEKKKKKKKSLDASTAEVKEEIKEEVTEEQETETPKSEKKKKKKKKSMSEDA, from the exons ATGTTGGTGTTATTTGAAACTCCGGCTGGATACGCTTTATTTAAG TTACTAGATGAATCAAAATTGTCTCAAATAGATGATTTATACCAAGAGTTTAATACACCAGAAGGAGCTGCATCTGT ggtaaaattgaaaaatttcataaaatttgaaGATACTACTGAAGCACTAGCGGCTACAACGGCAGCCATTGAAGGAAAAATATCTAAAACATTGAAGAAAGCTCTTAAGAAACATGTCTGTAAAGATTTGCAGGATCAGCTACTTGTGGGAGACGCCAAGCTTGGGAGTGCCATCAAAGAAAAGTTTGATTTACAATGTGTCTCCAACAGTAATGTCCAAGAATTACTCAGATGTATTAGATCACAGATGGACAGCTTACTTACTGGTTTACCAAAAAAGGAAATGACAGCTATGGCTCTAGGACTTGCCCACTCATTATCAAGATATAAATTGAAGTTCTCACCTGATAAGATTGACACAATGATAGTTCAAGCTCAGTGCTTGCTTGATGATTTAGATAAGGAATTAAATAACTACATAATGAGATGTCGGGAGTGGTACGGCTGGCACTTTCCAGAGCTCGGTAAAATTATTACAGACAACactttatttgttaaaattgttaaattgatGGGGACCCGAGACAATGCAGCATCAACTGATTTGTCCGATATTCTCCCTGAAGACTTAGAAGAAAAAGTGAAAGAAGCTGCAGAAATTTCAATGGGGACTGAGATCTCAGATGATGATATCATTAATATACAAAACCTGTGTGATGAAATCATATCCATCACAGATTACAGGACACATCTCACtgattatttgaaagctagaATGATGGCCATGGCACCTAACTTAACAGTGCTAATAGGAGAGCACATAGGAGCTAGGCTAATTGCCCATGCGGGATCCCTTATGAACTTAGCCAAACATCCAGCCTCCACTTTACAAATATTTGGTGCAGAAAAAGCACTGTTTAGAGCTTTAAAGACAAAGAAAGACACACCAAAGTATGGTTTAATATATCACGCCCAGTTAGTGGGACAATGTAGCACAAAAAACAAAGGTAAGATGTCCCGGATGTTGGCTGCGAAGGCAGCCTTGTGTACAAGAGTGGATGCATTTGGAGAAGAAGTATCATTTGAGCTCGGTGCCGATCATAAAGTCAAGCTAGAGAACAAGTTAAGGCTCCTAGAGGAAGGTAATTTGAAGAGGATCAGTGGAACCACCAAGGCTAAACTGAAGTTTGAGAAATACCACAGCAAAAC TGAGGTACATCAGTATCCAACGGCTGGAGACAGCACTCTGGGCAAACAACCTGTGAAGAGAGAACACTCCCCGGAGGATGAAGAGGTCTCAGCcaagaaaattaaattagaagATGGTGCCAATGAT gTCACCCCTAAAAAGAAAAAGGTGAAAGCAGAAATATCAGACGAGGTTGATGGTGTTAATGGCACCACTtcagagaaaaagaaaaagaagaagaagtcatTAGATGCTTCAACTGCTGAAGTTAAAGAGGAAATCAAGGAGGAAGTGACAGAAGAACAGGAAACTGAAACTCCAAAGAGtgagaaaaagaagaaaaagaaaaagaagtcCATGTCTGAAGATGCTTAG